CGGCATCGTGCAGCATCACTGGCACGATCGGGTGTTCACCTGGCAGAAGGTCAAATCCGTGCCGGGTCAGGCCTGCGCGAAAGATTGCTGTATTTTCGCGCAGTTGATCGCGCAGTGCACTCGATTCGCAGATCAGATCGATCGCCTTCAGGGCGCCGGCCACTGCGGGCGGGGCCACTGAATTGGAGAAGAGATAGGGGCGCGAGCGCTGGCGCAGCAGATCGACAACCGCCTGGCGTGCACTGGTAAAGCCACCGCTGGCGCCGCCCAGGGCCTTGCCTAGGGTGCCGGTGATAATATCCACCCGCTCCAGGCAGTTACGATACTCGGCGGAGCCGCGGCCGCCGGCGCCGATAAAACCGGTGGCATGGGAATCATCGACATGCACCAGGGCCTGGTATTTTTCGGCGAGGGCACAGATCTCATCAATCCGCGCGATATAGCCGTCCATGGAGAAAACTCCGTCGGTGGTAATCAGCTTGAAGCGCGCGCCGTTATTGTCGGCGGCCTGCAGCTGAGCCTCCAGATCGGACATGTCGCTGTTGCGGTAGCGATAGCGCGCGGCCTTGCACAGCCGTACCCCGTCGATAATGCTGGCGTGGTTGAGCTCGTCGGAGATGACCGCGTCTTCTTCGCCAATCAGGGATTCGAACAGCCCGCCGTTGGCGTCAAAACAGGAGGGGTAAAGGATCGTATCTTCCGTGCCTAAAAACTGGCTGAGCCGCTCTTCGAGATGTTTATGCAGGGTCTGGGTGCCGCAGATAAAGCGGACCGAGGCCATGCCGAAGCCCCAGTCTTTGAGGGCGGCTTTGGCGGCGGCGTTCACCTGTGGGTGCTGGGCCAGGCCAAGGTAGTTGTTGGCGCACAGATTCAACATCTGACCGCCGGTGCTGACCCCGACACGGGCACTTTGCGGGGTTGTGATCAAACGTTCACGTTTATAGAGACCGGCCGACTCAATCGCAGCCAGTTCGGCACTGATATGCTGCAGAAAATGATGATTCATCGTTTTATACTCCCGGCTAGAAGACCTTTGGGTAAGAGGTTTGGTTACAGCCTCAACAGTCCCAATTCAGAATGACTTTGCAGGCCTCACCGGCATTCATGGCGGCAAAGCCTTCCTCGAATTCCGGATAATCGAAGCGGTGGGTGATAACCGCCGAGATGTCCAGCCCCGACTCGATCATCACCGACATCTTGTACCAGGTTTCGTACATTTCGCGACCGTAAATCCCCTTGAGGGTGAGCATATTGAAGATCACCGTGTTCCAGTCGATCGCCACATCGCCCCCCGGAATCCCGAGGATGGCGACCTTGCCGCCGTGGCACATGTTGGCCAGCAGATCCTTGAACGCTGAAGCGTTGCCGGACATCTCCAGCCCCACATCAAACCCTTCGTTCATTCCCAGTTTTTTCTGCACTTCGGCGATGCTCTCGCGGCCGACATCGACGGTACAGGTTGCACCCAGGGCTCTGGCTAACTCAAGGCGTCCGGGATTGATGTCGGTGATCACGACATGGCGGGCCCCGGCGTGACGACAGACGGCCGCTGCCATGGCGCCGATGGGTCCGGCACCGGTAATCAGCACATCTTCCCCGAGCAGATCGTATTGCAGGGCGGTGTGCACCGCGTTGCCCAACGGATCGAAGAGCGCCGCCACATCCAGATCGATATTCGGGCGATGCTCCCAGACATTGGACATGGGGAGGGCCAGATATTCAGCGAAGGCTCCGGGGCGGTTGACTCCGACGCCGCTGGTGCGGGCACAGAGATGGCGACGTCCGGCCATGCAGTTGCGGCAGCGGCCGCACACCACATGCCCTTCACCCGAGACGATCTGGCCCGCCCTGAAATCGATGACGTTGGAACCGACCGCGACGATCTCGCCGACAAACTCGTGTCCGACGATCATAGGGACGGGGATGGTTTTTTGGGCCCAGGCATCCCAGTTATAGATATGCATATCGGTGCCGCAGATGGCGGTGCGCTTGACCTTGATCAGAACATCGTTGATGCCGATTTTTGGTTCGGGTTGCTCTTCCAGCCACAGGCCGGGGGCAGCTTCTTTTTTTACCAGTGCTTTCATGATGCAATCCTTCGCCGAAAAGTTTAAGATAGTGGAATATTTCCAACATCATGGAATAATATTTTCCATTACGCAAGATTTATTTCCACTATAGTGGATTTACCGAAGGAGAAAGTCGTGAGCTCTATCCCAGACCCTGATAATAACTTGACCGGCACATTGCTCTGCAATCGGGTCACCGCGTTGCGCAAAAAGAAAAAACTGACCCTCGACCAGCTTGCGGCGGCATCGGGTGTCAGCCGCTCGATGCTGAGTCAAATCGAAAGGGGACAGGCGAACCCGACTCTGGCTGTGACCTTTCGTATCGCCCAGGCCTTCGGCGTGACGATCGGCGAACTGGTCGACCAGCCGGGGGTCTTCAACAGTATTGAGGTCGTGTCCGGAGATGATCCCGCCAACCTGTTCCGCAGCGACGACAGATGCCATATCCGCACCCT
Above is a genomic segment from Geopsychrobacter electrodiphilus DSM 16401 containing:
- the kbl gene encoding glycine C-acetyltransferase, whose product is MNHHFLQHISAELAAIESAGLYKRERLITTPQSARVGVSTGGQMLNLCANNYLGLAQHPQVNAAAKAALKDWGFGMASVRFICGTQTLHKHLEERLSQFLGTEDTILYPSCFDANGGLFESLIGEEDAVISDELNHASIIDGVRLCKAARYRYRNSDMSDLEAQLQAADNNGARFKLITTDGVFSMDGYIARIDEICALAEKYQALVHVDDSHATGFIGAGGRGSAEYRNCLERVDIITGTLGKALGGASGGFTSARQAVVDLLRQRSRPYLFSNSVAPPAVAGALKAIDLICESSALRDQLRENTAIFRAGLTRHGFDLLPGEHPIVPVMLHDAAIAGKFAEAMLAQGIFVVAFSYPVVPKGKARIRTQMSAALTAEDLEFAIEAFGRVKKQLGL
- the tdh gene encoding L-threonine 3-dehydrogenase — encoded protein: MKALVKKEAAPGLWLEEQPEPKIGINDVLIKVKRTAICGTDMHIYNWDAWAQKTIPVPMIVGHEFVGEIVAVGSNVIDFRAGQIVSGEGHVVCGRCRNCMAGRRHLCARTSGVGVNRPGAFAEYLALPMSNVWEHRPNIDLDVAALFDPLGNAVHTALQYDLLGEDVLITGAGPIGAMAAAVCRHAGARHVVITDINPGRLELARALGATCTVDVGRESIAEVQKKLGMNEGFDVGLEMSGNASAFKDLLANMCHGGKVAILGIPGGDVAIDWNTVIFNMLTLKGIYGREMYETWYKMSVMIESGLDISAVITHRFDYPEFEEGFAAMNAGEACKVILNWDC
- a CDS encoding helix-turn-helix domain-containing protein, with the translated sequence MSSIPDPDNNLTGTLLCNRVTALRKKKKLTLDQLAAASGVSRSMLSQIERGQANPTLAVTFRIAQAFGVTIGELVDQPGVFNSIEVVSGDDPANLFRSDDRCHIRTLSPLHMERNIEFYEIRIAVAACLSSAPHFEGTKELLTITRGSARVISGDNCCDLAQGDSASYRGDLEHAIENCGHQELVCYLVVTNSQA